The sequence CCGCTGACCACGGCCGATCGTGGCCACCCGGGGGACCCCGCCACCTGAGCAGCTCCCGTCGCGGGCCGACCGCGTGACCCTTTGCGGAGTCGGGTTCGACCCGCTGACCGAGGACCAGGTCGTCGACCTCGTCTGCAGTGCCGGGCGGCGCGGCGTCGGAGGATGGCTCGTCACGCCGAACGTCGACATCCTCCGCAGCGCGGTGGTCGATCCTGACCTCGCTGCTCTGGTCTCGCGGGCGACCGTCGTCGTCGCCGACGGCGTCCCGCTGCTGTGGGCGACCCGGGTGAGCGGCCACCCGCTGCCGGGTCGCGTCGCCGGCGCATCGTTGATCTGGTCGCTGTCGGCGGCTGCCGCCCGCGAGGGCCGGTCGGTCTACCTGCTCGGCGGGGCTCCCGGAGTGGCGGAGCGGGCGGGGGAGATCCTGGCCCGGACTTACCCCGGTCTCGTCGTCGCCGGGCACGACTGCCCGCCGCTCGGATTCGACTCCAGCCCGGAGGGGATCGACAGGGTCCGGCGGGCCGTCGTGGCCGCCGCGCCGGACATCGTGTTCTGCGGACTCGGCTTTCCCAAGCAGGAACGGGTGATCGAGCAACTGCTGCCGGATCTCCCCACCGCCTGGTTCGTCGGGTGCGGTGCGGCCATCACGTTCGTCAGCGGTGAGAT comes from Mycobacteriales bacterium and encodes:
- a CDS encoding WecB/TagA/CpsF family glycosyltransferase, encoding MATRGTPPPEQLPSRADRVTLCGVGFDPLTEDQVVDLVCSAGRRGVGGWLVTPNVDILRSAVVDPDLAALVSRATVVVADGVPLLWATRVSGHPLPGRVAGASLIWSLSAAAAREGRSVYLLGGAPGVAERAGEILARTYPGLVVAGHDCPPLGFDSSPEGIDRVRRAVVAAAPDIVFCGLGFPKQERVIEQLLPDLPTAWFVGCGAAITFVSGEIRRAPHWMQVSGLEWVHRLLSEPRRLFRRYIVEDLPFAVRLMVSAARSRLG